In Drosophila yakuba strain Tai18E2 chromosome X, Prin_Dyak_Tai18E2_2.1, whole genome shotgun sequence, a single genomic region encodes these proteins:
- the LOC6525398 gene encoding uncharacterized protein LOC6525398, whose protein sequence is MRYRYWLYTLWCCSLVASTLESSSDRHLAEALAQVVANSEMGRLKTLYIYTHTSSPSTGGHLEELLDQVLMTLPSNLQARRLLLQQSMEYKPYVHAVLALVDGLASLTAIYAGIRATQDLSHTLIYMSLATDAYGAEMQAVLRLLWHLSVLNVGVVLRPPGEHILMVSYFPFSAWHGCQVISPNVVNRYQVGTGQWASRDYFPSKLGNFYGCLLTCATWEDMPYLVWRRSGSFVGIEGALLQFMATNLNFSVGLYWMNKEEVLATFDESGTIFDEVRPVSTSSYLYRLDCNWCSLQIFGHHADFSLGGFHFKPSAGSEIPYSQSTYYFMSHIMLVTNLQSAYSAYEKLSFPFAPLLWRAIGVVLILACLLLMLVLRWWHHHELPVNPYYELWVLTSGGNLQDRLLPQRFPGRLVLLTWLFATLVLRSGYQSGMYQLLRQDTQRNPPQTIAEVLAQRYTIQLGEVNEARILASLPELRPEQLVYLAGSELQSFPALARQSGSSARLAILTPYEYFGYFRKVHPMSRRLHLVRERIYTQQLAFYVRRHSHLVGVLNKQIQHAHAHGFLEHWTRQYVSAVDEKDESVARIASTSYSTLDGIDGDPSLSAMEEQQVATVRQNVLSMRELAALFWLILWANLAAVVVFLLELLLPKIKFGKLLGKMNSRISKCISNLVRD, encoded by the coding sequence ATGAGGTACAGGTACTGGTTGTACACACTTTGGTGCTGCTCCTTGGTGGCCAGCACACTGGAATCCAGTTCGGATCGCCACCTGGCGGAGGCACTGGCTCAAGTGGTGGCCAACTCGGAGATGGGTCGCCTCAAGACCTTGTACATTTACACGCACACAAGTTCCCCGTCGACGGGTGGCCACTTGGAGGAGCTGCTCGACCAGGTGCTGATGACACTGCCTAGCAATTTGCAGGCACGCAGACTCCTGCTGCAGCAGTCCATGGAGTACAAGCCCTATGTCCACGCTGTCCTGGCACTGGTCGATGGTCTGGCGTCTCTAACGGCGATCTACGCTGGGATTCGAGCCACCCAGGACTTGTCGCACACACTGATATACATGTCCCTGGCCACGGATGCGTATGGTGCCGAGATGCAGGCAGTGCTGCGACTTCTGTGGCATCTTAGTGTACTGAATGTGGGCGTAGTGCTGCGTCCACCTGGCGAGCACATCCTCATGGTCAGCTACTTTCCATTCAGTGCGTGGCACGGCTGCCAGGTGATCTCGCCCAATGTGGTGAATCGCTACCAAGTGGGCACAGGGCAGTGGGCTAGTCGAGATTACTTTCCCAGCAAGTTGGGCAACTTCTATGGCTGTCTGCTGACCTGTGCCACGTGGGAGGATATGCCCTATTTGGTTTGGCGTCGCAGTGGCAGCTTTGTGGGCATCGAGGGTGCATTGCTCCAGTTCATGGCCACCAATCTGAACTTCAGCGTGGGTCTCTATTGGATGAACAAGGAGGAGGTGCTGGCCACTTTCGATGAGTCGGGCACAATTTTCGACGAGGTGCGTCCTGTTTCTACATCTAGCTATCTGTATAGATTGGATTGCAATTGGTGTTCTTTGCAGATCTTTGGCCATCATGCGGACTTCTCTCTGGGCGGATTCCACTTCAAGCCCAGCGCTGGCAGTGAGATTCCCTACTCCCAGTCCACCTACTACTTCATGAGCCACATCATGCTGGTGACCAATCTGCAGAGTGCCTACTCCGCCTACGAGAAGCTCTCCTTTCCCTTCGCTCCGCTGCTGTGGCGTGCCATTGGTGTGGTCCTGATCCTGGCCTGCCTGCTCCTGATGCTGGTGCTGCGTTGGTGGCATCACCATGAACTGCCAGTGAATCCATACTACGAGCTGTGGGTCCTCACAAGCGGTGGCAATCTGCAGGATCGATTGCTGCCACAAAGATTTCCCGGACGCTTGGTGCTGCTCACCTGGCTGTTTGCCACCTTGGTACTGAGGAGTGGCTACCAGTCGGGAATGTATCAGCTGCTGCGGCAGGATACCCAAAGGAATCCGCCACAAACCATTGCGGAGGTGCTGGCCCAGCGTTACACCATCCAGTTGGGGGAGGTCAACGAGGCAAGGATCCTGGCCAGTTTGCCGGAACTGCGGCCGGAGCAACTGGTTTACCTGGCGGGCAGTGAGCTGCAATCCTTTCCAGCTTTGGCCCGGCAAAGTGGCTCCTCGGCGCGGCTGGCCATTCTAACGCCCTACGAGTACTTCGGTTACTTCCGGAAAGTGCATCCGATGAGCAGGAGATTGCACCTGGTGCGGGAACGCATCTACACCCAGCAATTGGCCTTCTATGTGAGGCGTCACTCGCATCTGGTCGGTGTGCTGAACAAGCAGATCCAacatgcccatgcccatggcTTCCTGGAGCACTGGACGCGGCAGTATGTCAGTGCCGTGGACGAGAAGGACGAGAGTGTGGCCCGTATAGCCTCCACATCGTATAGCACCCTCGATGGCATCGATGGCGATCCGAGTCTATCGGCgatggaggagcagcaggtggcCACCGTTCGCCAAAATGTACTCTCCATGCGGGAACTAGCTGCTCTGTTTTGGCTCATCCTCTGGGCGAATCTGGCAGCGGTGGTTGTTTTCCTTCTGGAACTGCTGTtgcccaaaataaaatttgggAAATTATTAGGGAAAATGAATAGTAGGATAAGCAAGTGCATTTCCAATTTGGTGAGAGATTAG
- the LOC6525400 gene encoding mitochondrial import inner membrane translocase subunit tim16, whose product MARYLAQIIILGAQLVGRALVKTMRQELQAFEDAARIQESLKANEPSSGRSALAKDMTLAEAQQILNVKDLSDSQAIDSHYQHLFGANDKSNGGTFYIQSKVFRAKERIDQELERLQLLAQSGDSHSHSQSQSSPAPPAAATSASQCQDKETGDKSR is encoded by the coding sequence ATGGCACGGTACCTGGCACAGATCATCATTTTGGGTGCCCAGCTGGTTGGACGGGCGCTGGTGAAGACGATGCGCCAGGAGCTGCAGGCCTTCGAGGATGCGGCCCGCATCCAGGAGTCGCTGAAGGCCAACGAGCCCAGCAGCGGACGCAGTGCGTTGGCCAAGGACATGACCCTGGCGGAGGCCCAGCAGATCCTCAATGTGAAGGACCTCAGCGATAGCCAGGCCATAGACTCGCACTACCAGCACTTGTTTGGCGCGAATGATAAGTCCAACGGTGGCACCTTCTACATCCAGTCGAAGGTCTTTCGGGCCAAGGAGCGCATCGATCAGGAACTGGAGCGACTGCAGCTGTTGGCCCAGAGCGGCGACTCCCactcccattcccaatcccaatcctcCCCAGCACCGCCAGCGGCAGCCACATCCGCATCGCAATGCCAGGACAAGGAGACGGGTGACAAGAGCCGGTGA